The following proteins come from a genomic window of Nitrospinota bacterium:
- a CDS encoding aspartate aminotransferase family protein: MDTKETMDMAGKYLTQNYGRQPIALVKGKRCYVWDADGKKYLDFVTGLAAGNMGHCHPAVVAAVKKQLGELWHTSNIYYTQPQAVYGKALVESLYKGRVFFCNSGTEANEAALKLARRHSIENFSKERVDIIAFEGSFHGRTLGSLSLTGQLKYQQGFGPIPGAVKHVPFGDLEAVAKAVTKKTCAVFIEPVQGEIGVKVANAKFIAGLAKLCADKKILLVFDEVQTGFGRTGKLFAYEHFKVKPDIITMAKGIANGFPMGAMFAKEEVAKSLVPGTHAATFGGGPIACSGALAMLAEVKKPEILENARDLGRYALIRLNGLRQKIKTIKEVRGLGLMIGVEMAHPCAQVVADCAKNGLLVNCANQNTVRLLPPLDITRQEMDRALSILGKALASS, encoded by the coding sequence ATGGACACAAAAGAGACGATGGACATGGCCGGCAAATACCTGACGCAAAACTACGGCCGCCAGCCCATCGCCCTTGTGAAGGGAAAGCGATGCTACGTCTGGGACGCGGACGGCAAAAAATACCTGGACTTTGTCACCGGGCTTGCCGCCGGCAACATGGGGCACTGCCACCCTGCGGTGGTGGCCGCCGTCAAAAAGCAGTTGGGCGAGCTGTGGCACACCTCCAACATTTACTACACCCAGCCCCAGGCCGTTTACGGCAAGGCGCTGGTGGAAAGCCTGTACAAGGGAAGGGTGTTCTTCTGCAACAGCGGCACGGAGGCCAATGAAGCGGCGCTAAAACTGGCCAGAAGACACTCCATTGAAAACTTCAGCAAGGAGAGGGTGGATATAATAGCGTTTGAAGGATCGTTCCACGGCAGGACGCTAGGCTCCCTTTCGCTCACCGGGCAGCTGAAATATCAACAGGGATTCGGGCCGATTCCCGGCGCGGTGAAGCATGTGCCGTTCGGCGATCTTGAGGCGGTGGCCAAGGCCGTGACAAAGAAGACCTGCGCCGTTTTCATCGAGCCTGTGCAGGGGGAGATCGGCGTGAAGGTGGCCAACGCAAAATTCATCGCGGGGCTTGCAAAACTATGCGCGGATAAAAAGATACTTCTGGTGTTCGACGAGGTGCAGACCGGCTTCGGGCGGACGGGGAAGCTTTTCGCTTACGAGCATTTCAAGGTCAAGCCGGACATTATCACCATGGCCAAGGGGATCGCCAACGGGTTCCCGATGGGGGCGATGTTCGCAAAGGAAGAGGTGGCCAAAAGCCTTGTCCCCGGCACGCACGCCGCCACATTCGGTGGAGGGCCCATCGCCTGTTCCGGGGCGCTGGCCATGCTCGCGGAAGTGAAGAAACCGGAGATACTGGAAAACGCCCGGGACCTGGGACGGTATGCGTTGATAAGGCTCAACGGGCTTCGGCAGAAGATCAAGACGATAAAGGAAGTGCGGGGGCTGGGCCTTATGATCGGGGTGGAGATGGCCCATCCGTGCGCCCAGGTGGTGGCCGATTGCGCGAAGAACGGGCTTTTGGTCAATTGCGCAAACCAGAACACCGTGCGGCTCCTTCCGCCGCTTGATATCACGCGGCAGGAAATGGACAGGGCCCTTTCGATCCTGGGGAAGGCCCTGGCGTCGTCATGA